Proteins encoded within one genomic window of Mesobacillus subterraneus:
- a CDS encoding AraC family transcriptional regulator, giving the protein MFSIWLGIEDEGERGKLAAWILEECQEDCKLVDQENDIHIAIIEVNKWHDWVKIHRFRKRNKSCRIIPLLDPSLLHTSPLAIEFKLTYLLVKSVKKRIFLRTLKRAIEEIESENTRFAENEEVFHHFDAEQIAGQNALPFREAFLRRLLSGDVKTEEELLQSRFFLTGEAVPNAVCFIQGFVRCPAKRLEEGMQASMVIHDFLKSKFAGFAVTFLSYRKHLLMLLQVPPEFSSVKHWKEGEGRILETIDSLENEYGIQLYIGVGSVYREPLMLHHSYKEACKARRTSPYERLQLRYFEEITKDMQIQKCFEYISQYCTEDLSIKQVADQINLSVPYFSRIFKQETGRSFVEYVTFVRMQRAVWMLRHTDHTVEAIAEELGYNTPNYFSGTFKKYVGLSPRDYRATEEIIFV; this is encoded by the coding sequence TTGTTTTCCATTTGGCTTGGCATTGAAGATGAAGGAGAGCGCGGTAAGCTTGCTGCCTGGATTTTAGAAGAATGCCAGGAGGATTGCAAGCTCGTCGACCAAGAGAATGATATACATATCGCGATTATTGAAGTGAACAAATGGCATGATTGGGTAAAAATACACCGGTTCCGCAAACGGAATAAGAGCTGCCGGATCATTCCGCTGCTGGACCCGTCCCTTTTGCACACCTCTCCGCTGGCAATCGAATTCAAGCTGACCTACCTGCTGGTCAAATCGGTGAAAAAACGGATTTTTTTACGCACCTTAAAACGGGCGATCGAAGAGATTGAAAGTGAGAATACGAGATTCGCAGAAAATGAGGAAGTATTCCACCATTTTGATGCGGAGCAAATTGCTGGGCAGAATGCCTTGCCCTTTAGGGAAGCTTTTTTACGAAGATTGCTATCAGGAGATGTGAAGACAGAGGAAGAGCTTCTGCAGTCCCGCTTTTTCCTGACGGGGGAAGCTGTGCCGAATGCGGTCTGTTTTATTCAGGGATTCGTCCGCTGTCCGGCAAAAAGGTTGGAAGAAGGCATGCAGGCGTCAATGGTCATCCATGATTTTTTAAAAAGTAAGTTTGCAGGTTTTGCGGTTACTTTCCTTTCCTATAGGAAACATCTGCTAATGTTGCTTCAGGTGCCGCCGGAATTTAGTTCGGTGAAGCATTGGAAAGAGGGAGAGGGACGTATTCTCGAGACGATTGATTCTTTGGAAAATGAATATGGTATTCAGCTTTATATCGGAGTGGGCTCGGTCTATCGCGAGCCGCTGATGCTGCACCATTCGTACAAAGAAGCTTGCAAAGCAAGGCGGACATCGCCCTACGAAAGACTGCAGCTCCGCTATTTTGAAGAAATCACGAAGGATATGCAAATTCAAAAGTGTTTCGAGTACATTTCCCAGTACTGTACGGAGGATTTGTCAATCAAGCAGGTTGCCGATCAAATCAATCTCAGCGTTCCATACTTCAGCCGGATTTTCAAACAAGAAACCGGACGAAGCTTCGTCGAGTATGTCACCTTCGTCCGCATGCAGCGCGCCGTCTGGATGCTTCGCCACACCGACCACACCGTAGAAGCCATCGCTGAAGAACTTGGATACAACACCCCTAACTACTTCAGCGGGACTTTTAAAAAATATGTTGGCCTGTCACCGAGGGACTACCGGGCAACCGAGGAGATTATTTTTGTGTAG
- a CDS encoding sodium/solute symporter yields MSTFLEPKFLLTLILMGTIVYITYLTKRNATASDYFVGGRSFGWFTNGSAIGGDYLSAATFLGIAGLTYQLGYDGAYYAFCFSIGLTLLAIFVAGPLRRFGAYTVADFLAYRFHSKRARLAAVAVVLAISGFYAAPQLLGAAQILSMFFGTSYEFGIIFTCSVMIFYVGIGGMKGTTLNQALELWIRLGAFLLMVGAAIWGGLHYQDILASINEFKGTITGTASLTADGKDIPFDGSVWTGTGNYFPSFWQTMSMTIGLSLGTIGLPHILLRFYTNPSAKAARRSALMAIGIASVFFLFAVYLGVVGRSIFLTGEADPAVMKDLITGGNNMVVPSTAQALGGEWLLGLVIAGAFAAVFSNLSGLFIASSGALAHDLYATFFRKNITEKERVIAGKVSIIVLGVLYGALGLMVKEASIGHLVALAFTVAASTFTPIFILGIWWRGMTEKGAIAGLVIGLVTSMYMIFFKTTLPEFLQFNVPGIITVPVGFLSVYIVSKLDRRVPSDVNEFMKQVHSKESEAA; encoded by the coding sequence ATGTCGACATTCCTTGAGCCGAAATTCCTGTTAACCTTGATCCTGATGGGAACCATTGTGTATATTACCTATCTTACAAAAAGAAATGCGACCGCTTCCGATTACTTCGTTGGAGGACGCAGCTTCGGCTGGTTCACCAACGGCTCAGCGATCGGCGGCGACTATTTAAGCGCAGCCACCTTCCTTGGGATTGCCGGCCTGACCTATCAGCTCGGTTATGACGGCGCTTACTATGCTTTTTGCTTCTCGATCGGATTGACACTCCTGGCGATTTTCGTTGCTGGACCGCTTCGCCGCTTTGGAGCTTATACAGTCGCTGACTTTTTGGCCTACCGGTTCCACAGCAAGCGCGCCCGTCTTGCTGCGGTCGCTGTCGTACTGGCGATTTCCGGTTTCTATGCTGCCCCGCAGCTTCTCGGTGCTGCTCAAATTCTAAGCATGTTTTTTGGCACCAGTTATGAATTCGGAATCATTTTTACATGCTCGGTTATGATTTTCTATGTGGGAATCGGCGGCATGAAGGGAACGACTCTCAACCAGGCGCTTGAATTATGGATACGCCTTGGCGCGTTCCTCCTTATGGTCGGCGCAGCCATCTGGGGCGGACTTCATTATCAGGATATCCTGGCATCGATTAATGAGTTCAAAGGAACGATTACAGGCACAGCAAGTTTGACGGCAGATGGAAAAGATATCCCGTTCGACGGCTCTGTCTGGACCGGAACAGGCAACTACTTCCCGTCCTTCTGGCAAACCATGTCGATGACAATCGGACTTTCGCTTGGAACCATCGGGCTTCCGCACATCCTTCTGCGTTTCTACACAAACCCAAGTGCGAAAGCTGCCCGAAGGTCCGCTTTAATGGCAATCGGAATTGCAAGCGTGTTCTTCTTGTTCGCAGTGTACCTTGGAGTAGTTGGCCGCTCCATCTTCTTGACTGGCGAAGCTGATCCTGCAGTCATGAAGGATTTGATTACAGGCGGCAACAACATGGTTGTCCCGTCAACAGCACAGGCACTTGGTGGGGAATGGCTGCTTGGCCTTGTCATCGCCGGCGCCTTCGCAGCTGTCTTCTCTAATCTTTCAGGACTGTTCATCGCAAGCTCTGGTGCTTTGGCCCATGATTTGTACGCGACCTTCTTCCGCAAAAATATTACTGAAAAAGAGCGCGTCATCGCTGGTAAAGTTTCAATCATTGTCCTTGGTGTGTTGTACGGAGCACTTGGTCTCATGGTAAAGGAAGCCTCCATCGGACATCTGGTCGCGCTGGCATTCACTGTTGCAGCAAGTACGTTCACCCCAATCTTCATTCTTGGCATCTGGTGGAGAGGAATGACGGAAAAAGGAGCCATCGCCGGTCTCGTCATCGGTCTGGTCACTTCGATGTACATGATTTTCTTCAAGACGACCCTGCCTGAATTCCTGCAGTTCAACGTACCTGGAATCATCACGGTACCGGTCGGATTCCTGTCCGTCTATATTGTTTCAAAGCTTGATCGACGAGTTCCATCTGATGTGAATGAATTTATGAAACAAGTTCATTCCAAGGAATCAGAAGCAGCGTAA
- a CDS encoding mechanosensitive ion channel family protein, which translates to MTWWENFLSYEVLESLGISVGIFFLFLLFRKLFTKYVFKLMLKLGQKTPTEFFSSMTVAFEQPIRWLFIIIGIYVAADYFPFMEQTNPLFLKIIRASIIMLIAWGLYNLSSGSSLLFMKMNDRFKMEIDQILIPFFSKAIRFIIVAISISIIAQVFEYDVNGFIAGLGLGGLAFALAAKDAIGNLFGGIIIITEKPFTIGNWIKTPSVEGTVEDISFRSTRVRTFAQAVVTVPNAILANEPITNWSKMGKRQITFKLGVTYDTPRMKLQRTILRIEEMLRANEDIHPDTIFVKFDEYNDSSLDIFLYFFTKTTVWEEFLAVKEEVNFAIMEILEEEGVSVAFPSRTLYVETQGESVGRVAGSI; encoded by the coding sequence ATGACCTGGTGGGAAAACTTTTTGTCATATGAAGTGCTTGAAAGTCTGGGGATTTCCGTAGGAATCTTCTTTTTATTCCTGTTGTTCCGGAAGCTTTTCACGAAGTATGTGTTCAAGCTGATGTTAAAACTGGGACAGAAAACGCCGACTGAATTTTTCTCCAGTATGACCGTTGCATTTGAGCAGCCGATTCGTTGGTTGTTTATCATTATAGGAATCTATGTGGCGGCGGATTACTTCCCGTTCATGGAACAAACGAATCCGCTATTTTTAAAGATTATCAGAGCGTCGATCATCATGCTCATTGCATGGGGACTCTACAATCTGTCTTCGGGATCGTCCTTGCTCTTCATGAAAATGAATGACCGTTTTAAAATGGAAATCGACCAGATTTTGATTCCATTTTTCTCAAAGGCGATCCGGTTCATCATCGTCGCGATCAGCATCAGTATCATCGCGCAGGTGTTTGAGTACGATGTGAATGGTTTCATTGCAGGGCTTGGCTTGGGCGGGCTCGCATTTGCGCTGGCAGCCAAGGACGCCATCGGAAACTTGTTTGGAGGCATCATCATTATCACTGAAAAACCATTTACGATTGGCAATTGGATCAAGACACCGAGTGTTGAGGGGACAGTTGAGGATATTTCCTTCAGAAGCACGAGAGTCCGCACCTTCGCACAAGCCGTTGTCACGGTTCCGAACGCAATTTTAGCAAATGAACCAATCACAAATTGGAGCAAAATGGGGAAAAGGCAAATCACCTTCAAGCTTGGGGTAACGTATGACACACCGAGGATGAAGCTGCAAAGAACGATTCTCAGGATTGAAGAAATGTTGAGAGCTAACGAAGACATCCATCCTGATACAATCTTTGTAAAATTTGACGAGTACAATGACAGCAGCCTTGATATCTTCCTTTATTTCTTCACAAAAACAACCGTCTGGGAAGAATTCCTGGCAGTGAAGGAAGAGGTCAATTTTGCGATCATGGAAATCCTTGAAGAAGAAGGCGTATCTGTGGCATTCCCAAGTCGGACATTGTATGTAGAAACACAGGGAGAGTCTGTTGGCAGGGTTGCAGGATCTATATAG
- a CDS encoding DUF438 domain-containing protein, whose product MSEMINNRELKAMDPAKRKATLKQLFKDLHDGKNANEVKAHFDAFIGKITIDEIASLEHVELLEGDISVTEMQRIYAAHSELFKGAIEDNNSVYGPENQPGHPVHTFEMENREIEKLLQSRLRVHLEQFAIEDSAENINLLLEDCNLLYDIDKHYSRKENLIFPYLEKYGIYGPTTNMWRIDDFIRDGIKLAKKKLSNYDGNKICVIEEVQFVLREVSEMVYREENILFPMALQNFTEDEWVKIAHESDEIGYCLTSPTEEWKPARKHLDAEAISEGYIKMETGILSLKQLELLLNHLPVDITFIDQDDVVRYFSHGKERIFARTKAVIGRTVQNCHPPRSVHVVEDLLRDFKAGKKDTEDFWIKVGDKFVYIRYFAVRDEDNQYIGTLEFTQNINPIQAIDGEKRILS is encoded by the coding sequence ATGAGTGAAATGATAAATAATCGTGAATTGAAAGCAATGGATCCTGCCAAGCGAAAGGCAACTTTAAAGCAGCTTTTCAAAGATTTGCATGATGGTAAAAATGCGAATGAAGTCAAAGCTCACTTTGATGCTTTCATCGGAAAAATAACCATCGATGAAATTGCCAGTCTTGAGCATGTCGAACTGCTTGAGGGCGATATATCAGTGACGGAAATGCAGCGTATTTATGCGGCTCACTCCGAACTTTTTAAAGGAGCAATCGAAGATAACAACTCAGTGTACGGACCTGAAAACCAGCCGGGCCACCCGGTCCATACATTCGAAATGGAAAACCGTGAGATTGAAAAGCTTTTACAAAGTAGACTTCGAGTTCATCTTGAACAATTTGCAATTGAAGACAGCGCTGAAAATATCAACCTTTTGCTGGAGGACTGCAATCTGCTCTATGACATTGATAAGCACTACAGCCGCAAAGAAAACTTAATCTTCCCTTACCTCGAGAAGTACGGAATCTACGGTCCGACGACGAATATGTGGCGAATCGATGATTTTATCCGTGATGGAATCAAGTTGGCAAAGAAAAAACTGTCCAATTATGATGGTAATAAAATTTGCGTCATTGAAGAGGTGCAGTTTGTCCTCAGGGAAGTTAGCGAAATGGTTTACAGGGAAGAAAACATCCTCTTCCCAATGGCATTGCAAAACTTTACAGAGGATGAATGGGTAAAAATCGCCCATGAAAGTGACGAGATCGGCTATTGTCTGACGTCACCGACTGAGGAATGGAAGCCTGCCCGAAAACATCTTGACGCAGAGGCAATCTCTGAAGGCTATATCAAAATGGAAACGGGGATTCTGTCTTTGAAGCAGCTGGAGTTGCTGCTGAACCACTTGCCTGTCGACATAACCTTCATTGACCAGGACGATGTCGTTCGCTATTTCTCTCATGGAAAAGAACGGATTTTCGCACGGACAAAGGCAGTCATTGGTCGTACTGTCCAGAATTGCCATCCGCCGAGAAGCGTTCATGTCGTCGAAGATTTGCTGCGCGACTTCAAAGCTGGCAAAAAAGACACCGAAGACTTCTGGATCAAGGTCGGCGACAAATTCGTCTATATCCGCTACTTCGCAGTCCGTGATGAGGACAATCAGTACATCGGCACCCTCGAATTCACTCAGAACATCAATCCCATTCAGGCGATTGATGGAGAAAAACGGATTTTATCCTAA
- a CDS encoding MFS transporter — MTEMTHDQNVGMGALFKNQVIRTILLSVLFLQIGIWVRNYSILLYVIEKTNGNAIAVSLISVAEFAPIFLFSFIGGTFADRWRPKRTMIWCDVLSAVSVFAVLLTLFFGSWKMIFFATLVSSILSQFSQPSGMKLFKQHVPMELVQMGMSMYQTVFALFMILGPILGTFVYQRFGILAAVAVMGVAFICSAAVLLMLPADKEPTTEKTKTTLIEEMKDGFRYVLNVRALTLLGGCFAAAGLAIGLTQPLGVFLITERLGLPKEELQWLMAAFGVGMILGGGITVAISRKVQPQVLLAIGMAASAIGFIGMGLSTVFWLTLTAQFFSGLFMPCIHIGINTMILQNTEESFIGRVNGILNPLFMGAMVITMSAAGWLKTHLSIVYIYETAAVLLFIGIMVLVPLMKRNPKVSLEEGV, encoded by the coding sequence ATGACGGAAATGACGCATGACCAAAATGTTGGCATGGGTGCATTGTTTAAAAATCAGGTAATCCGGACAATTTTGCTGTCGGTGCTTTTCCTCCAAATCGGGATCTGGGTCCGGAATTACTCGATTCTCTTGTATGTGATTGAGAAAACGAATGGTAACGCGATTGCTGTTTCTTTAATATCCGTTGCCGAATTTGCACCAATTTTCCTGTTTTCGTTCATAGGAGGAACGTTCGCGGATCGCTGGCGGCCGAAGAGGACGATGATCTGGTGTGATGTTTTAAGTGCCGTATCTGTTTTCGCGGTGCTTCTGACCTTGTTTTTTGGCAGCTGGAAAATGATTTTCTTCGCGACTTTGGTTTCATCCATCCTGTCGCAATTTTCCCAGCCGTCGGGAATGAAGCTGTTCAAGCAGCACGTCCCGATGGAGCTTGTCCAGATGGGGATGTCGATGTACCAAACCGTTTTTGCGCTCTTTATGATTCTTGGGCCAATCCTTGGGACCTTTGTCTATCAGCGTTTCGGCATTCTAGCGGCTGTCGCAGTCATGGGAGTTGCCTTCATTTGCTCCGCAGCTGTCTTGTTGATGCTGCCGGCAGACAAGGAACCAACTACTGAAAAAACAAAAACAACTTTGATAGAAGAGATGAAGGACGGATTCCGCTATGTATTGAACGTCAGGGCATTGACACTGCTGGGCGGATGTTTCGCGGCAGCAGGTCTTGCCATTGGTTTGACCCAGCCGCTTGGCGTTTTCCTGATTACAGAAAGGCTGGGACTTCCTAAGGAAGAGTTGCAGTGGCTAATGGCTGCTTTCGGAGTAGGAATGATTCTGGGAGGAGGCATCACTGTTGCGATTTCGAGGAAGGTTCAGCCGCAAGTGCTGCTGGCGATCGGAATGGCTGCGAGTGCGATCGGCTTCATTGGGATGGGGTTATCAACCGTATTCTGGCTGACATTGACGGCGCAATTTTTCTCCGGATTGTTCATGCCATGCATTCACATCGGCATCAATACGATGATTTTACAAAACACGGAAGAATCTTTCATTGGCAGGGTGAATGGCATCCTCAATCCGCTTTTCATGGGGGCGATGGTCATCACCATGTCAGCGGCGGGATGGCTGAAAACGCATCTTTCCATTGTTTACATTTATGAAACAGCAGCCGTTCTGCTCTTTATTGGCATTATGGTTTTGGTTCCTTTAATGAAAAGGAATCCAAAGGTAAGCCTGGAAGAGGGAGTATAA
- a CDS encoding DUF1659 domain-containing protein → MAMAMLKDSNIRLMFEAGVDEKGEPIFKGKTYRYLRKEATADQVQQAAVALGGLSANLLSSVERNDSFDII, encoded by the coding sequence ATGGCAATGGCAATGTTGAAGGATTCTAATATCAGGCTGATGTTTGAAGCTGGTGTCGATGAGAAGGGCGAGCCGATCTTCAAGGGCAAGACTTACCGCTATCTTAGAAAGGAAGCTACTGCTGATCAGGTTCAGCAGGCGGCCGTGGCTCTTGGCGGCCTTAGCGCGAACTTGTTAAGCTCTGTGGAACGTAACGACAGCTTCGATATCATCTAA
- a CDS encoding DUF2922 domain-containing protein, translated as MAKTLELQFATDLGKYAKLTVDNPAEPVDPAAVKLAMEQIIASNAFLPTNGTLVSVHSARVVERNVTEYELV; from the coding sequence ATGGCTAAAACCCTTGAGTTGCAATTCGCTACGGATCTTGGCAAATATGCCAAGCTTACGGTTGATAACCCTGCGGAGCCGGTGGATCCAGCTGCTGTCAAGCTGGCAATGGAACAAATCATCGCGTCCAATGCTTTCCTGCCAACGAATGGAACCCTTGTTTCTGTTCACAGTGCACGCGTTGTTGAACGCAACGTAACCGAATATGAACTAGTGTAA
- a CDS encoding YvrJ family protein, with product MEQLIPFISDVGFPIVVTLYLLHRIEAKLDTVVQSIQGLPARLQERQEPEPVYTQKAIREINH from the coding sequence ATGGAACAGCTGATTCCATTCATCAGCGATGTTGGGTTCCCGATTGTTGTGACTCTGTACTTGCTTCACCGAATCGAAGCAAAACTAGATACAGTCGTCCAATCAATCCAGGGCCTGCCCGCACGATTGCAGGAACGGCAAGAGCCAGAACCGGTTTACACCCAAAAGGCAATCCGAGAAATCAATCACTAA